In one Niveibacterium umoris genomic region, the following are encoded:
- a CDS encoding alkene reductase: MSADKLLSPLKLGSLTLPNRVFMAPLTRQRASQPGNVPTALNATYYAQRASAGLIVTEATQVMPEGQGYAWTPGIHSDEQQAGWKLVTDAVHAAGGHIALQLWHVGRISHRHVQPGLKQPVAPSAIQANAQTFVVHPDGSMGMVQTDLPRALEVEELPGIVAAYRAAARRAIDTGFDLVEIHAANGYLLDQFQSTGPNQRTDAYGGSVENRARLTLEVVDAVVAEIGAERTGIRISPFGTFNDISDTEAEAMAFHLVTQFDARKLAYVHVAEPDWAGGPQLTDAFRAGLRQRYHGVLVFAGGYTKDKAEALIASGTGDAVAFGRPFIANPDLPARFARGAEVNAPDASTFYGGAEKGYTDYPTLTA, from the coding sequence ATGTCTGCCGACAAGCTGCTTTCCCCACTGAAACTGGGCAGCCTCACGCTGCCGAACCGCGTCTTCATGGCGCCGCTGACGCGTCAGCGCGCCTCACAGCCCGGCAATGTGCCGACCGCGCTGAACGCCACTTACTACGCCCAGCGCGCCTCCGCCGGCCTGATCGTCACCGAGGCCACGCAAGTGATGCCCGAAGGTCAGGGCTATGCGTGGACGCCAGGCATCCACAGCGACGAACAACAGGCCGGCTGGAAGCTGGTCACCGACGCGGTACACGCGGCCGGCGGCCATATCGCCCTGCAACTGTGGCATGTCGGCCGCATCTCGCACCGCCATGTGCAGCCGGGTCTCAAGCAGCCTGTCGCGCCCTCGGCGATCCAGGCCAATGCGCAAACCTTCGTGGTGCACCCGGACGGGAGCATGGGCATGGTGCAGACCGATCTGCCGCGCGCGCTCGAAGTCGAAGAGCTTCCGGGCATCGTCGCAGCCTATCGCGCTGCCGCCCGGCGCGCGATCGATACCGGTTTCGATCTGGTCGAGATCCATGCGGCCAACGGTTATCTGCTCGATCAGTTCCAGAGCACCGGCCCGAACCAGCGCACCGATGCCTACGGCGGCAGCGTCGAGAACCGCGCGCGCCTGACGCTGGAAGTGGTGGATGCCGTCGTCGCCGAGATCGGCGCAGAGCGCACCGGCATCCGGATTTCGCCATTCGGCACCTTCAACGACATCAGCGACACCGAGGCCGAAGCCATGGCCTTCCACCTCGTGACCCAGTTCGACGCCCGCAAGCTGGCCTATGTGCACGTGGCCGAGCCCGACTGGGCCGGCGGCCCCCAACTGACGGATGCCTTCCGCGCCGGCCTCCGGCAGCGCTATCACGGCGTGCTGGTGTTTGCCGGCGGCTACACGAAGGACAAGGCGGAAGCGCTGATCGCCAGCGGCACCGGCGACGCGGTGGCCTTCGGCCGCCCCTTCATTGCCAACCCGGACCTGCCGGCACGCTTTGCCCGCGGCGCCGAAGTGAACGCGCCGGACGCGTCGACCTTCTATGGCGGCGCCGAGAAGGGCTACACCGACTACCCGACGCTCACTGCCTGA
- a CDS encoding Spy/CpxP family protein refolding chaperone translates to MKTFKSRSLAWLATGALTVAAAAPLAAAARGDCPTGGAGPMHGDPAHMEQMAGRRFDALHDALKLSAAQEPAWKAFRDGITNDMAQMAKSRPDPAALRDKPAPERMAAMLEHAKLHQAQMEKHLAALTKFYDQLTPEQKKTFDAQHMMGPRWGDGRHGPRGGGPGPAPKDGQL, encoded by the coding sequence ATGAAGACCTTCAAATCGAGATCCCTGGCGTGGCTTGCGACCGGCGCGCTGACCGTGGCCGCAGCTGCACCGCTGGCTGCCGCGGCGCGCGGCGACTGCCCGACGGGCGGAGCGGGGCCGATGCACGGCGACCCGGCGCACATGGAGCAGATGGCAGGCAGGCGTTTCGACGCGCTGCACGACGCGCTCAAGCTCAGCGCTGCGCAGGAGCCGGCATGGAAGGCGTTCCGCGACGGCATCACCAACGACATGGCACAGATGGCCAAGAGTCGCCCTGACCCTGCCGCCTTGCGCGACAAGCCGGCGCCGGAACGCATGGCGGCGATGCTTGAGCACGCCAAGCTGCATCAGGCTCAGATGGAAAAGCATCTGGCGGCGCTGACGAAGTTCTACGACCAGCTCACACCCGAGCAGAAGAAGACCTTTGACGCGCAACACATGATGGGCCCGCGTTGGGGCGATGGCCGGCATGGTCCGCGCGGCGGCGGCCCCGGCCCGGCGCCGAAAGACGGTCAGTTGTGA
- a CDS encoding aldo/keto reductase, producing the protein MMIPRRSYGSTGIEVSALGLGAGQIGDARLAEADVARLLESAVDAGITLIDTARGYGLSEERIGRHLAHRRSDIVLSTKLGYGIEGFADWTGPCVSAGVEAALQRMRTDRIDIVHLHSCPAEVLARGEVIAALEKAKREGKLRAIAYSGENEDLDFAIDCGRFDGFMASLNLCDQRVIDHALPRMKGKGFIAKRPAANHPWRFATQPVGDYCEEYWLRWRAMGASNFGRPWGELALRFVASIPGVSSAIVGTANPLNLAQNIAWFSAGQLPDYFVGSLRAAFKQHDSAWRGQL; encoded by the coding sequence ATGATGATTCCGCGGCGAAGCTACGGCAGTACCGGCATCGAAGTTTCCGCGCTCGGTCTGGGCGCCGGGCAGATCGGCGACGCCCGCCTTGCCGAAGCCGACGTCGCGCGACTGCTGGAAAGCGCCGTCGATGCGGGAATCACACTGATCGACACCGCGCGCGGTTACGGCCTGTCCGAAGAACGCATTGGCCGTCATCTTGCGCATCGGCGCAGCGACATCGTGCTGTCGACCAAGCTCGGCTATGGCATCGAAGGGTTTGCGGACTGGACCGGCCCCTGCGTCAGCGCCGGGGTCGAGGCGGCCCTGCAGCGCATGCGCACCGACCGCATCGACATCGTTCACCTTCATTCCTGTCCCGCCGAAGTGCTTGCGCGGGGCGAAGTAATCGCCGCGCTCGAAAAGGCGAAACGGGAAGGCAAGCTGCGTGCGATCGCCTATTCCGGCGAGAACGAAGACCTCGATTTCGCGATCGACTGCGGTCGTTTCGATGGTTTCATGGCCTCGCTGAACCTCTGCGACCAGCGCGTCATCGACCACGCCCTGCCGAGAATGAAAGGCAAGGGTTTCATCGCCAAGCGCCCTGCCGCGAACCACCCCTGGCGTTTCGCCACACAACCGGTCGGCGACTACTGCGAAGAGTACTGGCTGCGTTGGCGCGCGATGGGGGCGAGCAATTTCGGGCGCCCGTGGGGCGAACTCGCGCTACGTTTCGTCGCCTCGATTCCGGGTGTCAGCAGCGCGATCGTCGGCACCGCGAATCCGCTCAATCTGGCGCAGAACATTGCCTGGTTCTCCGCTGGGCAACTGCCGGACTACTTCGTCGGCAGTCTTCGTGCAGCCTTTAAGCAGCACGACAGCGCTTGGCGCGGGCAGCTCTGA
- a CDS encoding GNAT family N-acetyltransferase — protein MATSPSSKPTASPLDETLIDEILALDLLTLKAHTEQAGDRIDAAPHRARLCEILPVSRLSPVRRDGRLVAYGMVTQHAYATWIVTAFNIHPAHRTAGVMRQMLAGMAALIESLGLDEICSHVYKANAASVRFHTALGFAINRENDKAYEFVAPVGYLLGGARADRLLRRAVAI, from the coding sequence ATGGCCACATCGCCGTCATCCAAGCCGACCGCGTCGCCGCTCGACGAAACGCTGATCGACGAAATCCTCGCCCTCGACCTGCTCACGCTGAAAGCGCACACCGAGCAGGCCGGCGACCGCATCGACGCGGCGCCGCACCGGGCGCGCCTGTGCGAGATCCTGCCGGTGTCACGCCTTTCACCGGTGCGTCGCGATGGCAGGCTGGTAGCCTACGGCATGGTGACGCAACATGCGTACGCGACCTGGATCGTCACCGCATTCAACATTCATCCCGCGCATCGCACCGCCGGCGTGATGCGTCAGATGCTCGCCGGCATGGCGGCGCTGATCGAGAGCCTCGGGCTCGACGAGATCTGCAGCCACGTTTACAAGGCCAACGCGGCATCGGTGCGATTCCATACCGCGCTCGGATTCGCAATCAATCGCGAGAATGACAAGGCCTACGAGTTCGTGGCGCCGGTCGGCTATCTGCTGGGCGGCGCGCGTGCCGACCGCTTACTGCGGCGCGCTGTCGCAATCTGA
- the trmB gene encoding tRNA (guanosine(46)-N7)-methyltransferase TrmB: MSDTPETRKHLSVDDPKTRPIRSYVVRQGRMSPAQERFIAEGMPRWGIDYRRGALDYDTAFGRSAPTILEIGFGMGDTTATIAQARPGDNFLGIEVHGPGVGNLCKLIEERGITNIRVMQHDAFEVVRDMIGENSLAGVHVYFPDPWHKARHNKRRLIQEPFVQQLAQRLTPGGYIHCATDWEDYAVQMLEVLSGEPLLENSADGYAPKPDYRPLTKFENRGLKLGHGVWDLVFRRKA, encoded by the coding sequence ATGAGCGACACCCCTGAAACCCGCAAGCACCTCTCGGTCGATGATCCGAAGACGCGCCCCATACGCAGCTACGTCGTGCGCCAGGGGCGCATGTCGCCGGCGCAGGAGCGTTTCATTGCTGAAGGCATGCCGCGCTGGGGCATCGACTACCGCCGGGGTGCGCTCGACTATGACACCGCCTTCGGGCGCAGTGCGCCGACCATTCTTGAAATCGGTTTCGGCATGGGTGACACCACGGCGACCATTGCGCAGGCGCGGCCGGGCGACAACTTCCTCGGCATCGAAGTGCACGGCCCTGGCGTCGGCAATCTTTGCAAGCTGATCGAAGAGCGCGGCATCACCAACATCCGCGTGATGCAGCACGACGCGTTCGAAGTGGTGCGCGACATGATCGGCGAGAACTCGCTTGCCGGCGTGCATGTGTATTTTCCCGACCCCTGGCACAAGGCACGCCACAACAAACGCCGCCTGATCCAGGAACCGTTCGTGCAACAGCTCGCGCAACGCCTTACTCCGGGCGGCTACATCCATTGCGCGACCGATTGGGAAGACTACGCGGTGCAGATGCTCGAAGTGCTTTCTGGCGAGCCCCTGCTGGAAAACTCCGCGGACGGCTATGCGCCTAAACCGGACTATCGTCCGCTGACCAAATTTGAAAACCGTGGTCTCAAGCTCGGCCACGGGGTGTGGGATCTGGTCTTCCGGCGCAAGGCGTGA
- a CDS encoding thiazole synthase, with the protein MTDSLIIAGTEYSSRLLVGTGKYKDFAQTREAIVASGAQIVTVAIRRTNIGQDPNAPSLLDALPPSEFTYLPNTAGCYSADDAVRTLRLARELLDGHDLVKLEVLGDPHTLFPNMPETLKAAETLVKDGFKVMVYCSDDPIQAKMLEDIGCVAVMPLASLIGSGMGILNPWNLKLIIEQAKVPVIVDAGVGTASDAAIAMELGCDGVLMNTAIALAQDPVLMAGAMKKAVEAGREAYRAGRMPKKFYSASPSSPTSGLIGS; encoded by the coding sequence ATGACTGATTCGCTGATCATTGCTGGTACCGAGTATTCGTCCCGATTGCTGGTGGGCACCGGCAAGTACAAGGATTTCGCGCAGACCCGCGAGGCCATCGTCGCCTCGGGCGCGCAGATCGTGACCGTGGCGATTCGCCGCACCAACATCGGCCAGGATCCGAACGCGCCCAGTCTGCTCGACGCGCTGCCGCCGTCCGAATTCACCTACCTGCCCAATACCGCCGGCTGCTACAGCGCGGACGACGCGGTACGCACGCTGCGGTTGGCGCGCGAACTGCTCGACGGGCACGACCTCGTCAAGCTCGAGGTGCTGGGTGATCCGCACACGCTGTTCCCGAACATGCCGGAGACCTTGAAGGCCGCCGAGACCTTGGTGAAGGATGGATTCAAGGTGATGGTGTACTGCTCCGACGACCCGATCCAGGCAAAGATGCTCGAAGACATCGGTTGCGTGGCGGTGATGCCGCTCGCCTCGCTGATCGGCTCGGGCATGGGCATCCTGAATCCGTGGAACCTCAAGTTGATCATCGAACAGGCCAAGGTGCCGGTGATCGTCGACGCTGGTGTCGGCACCGCGTCGGATGCTGCGATCGCGATGGAGCTGGGTTGCGACGGGGTGCTGATGAACACCGCGATCGCGCTCGCTCAGGATCCGGTGCTGATGGCGGGGGCGATGAAGAAGGCGGTGGAGGCCGGCCGCGAGGCCTACCGCGCCGGCCGCATGCCGAAGAAGTTCTACTCGGCCAGCCCGAGTTCGCCCACCAGTGGCCTGATCGGCAGCTGA
- the thiS gene encoding sulfur carrier protein ThiS translates to MIEIVLNGAPQTLPAETTVAQLLERLGYAGKRLAVERNGEIVPKGRHADARLTQGDRIEIVVAVGGG, encoded by the coding sequence ATGATCGAGATCGTCCTCAACGGCGCCCCGCAAACCCTGCCCGCCGAAACCACCGTCGCCCAGTTGCTCGAACGCCTCGGCTATGCCGGAAAGCGTCTCGCGGTCGAACGCAACGGCGAAATCGTTCCCAAAGGTCGCCATGCCGATGCCCGGCTCACTCAGGGCGACCGCATTGAAATCGTCGTCGCCGTCGGCGGCGGCTGA
- a CDS encoding autotransporter domain-containing protein: MFIRRPLGLAVAALLSFPAAASDFNATVFFGDSLTDSGFFGSKWTTNPGNVWAENLAGQLGTSAVTAKPGTTGTDYAQGGARVTTPAGQESMVQQLDRYLGDHGGKADSRTLYTVWGGNNDIFYAVTTFGTDANSITNYVLSTTTEQTAMIKKLLNAGAKYVLVPNLPDIGATPLGASVGPTNAALLTSLSDNYNKVLFGRIAAAGLNVIPLDTFNLLREVRAHGASFGLTNTTDRACGAVSSSSCFPANYVTPNADKTYAFADDVHPTTAAHVILADYAYSMLMAPQQIGMLAETPVRTRSTLTNLLLDQGMESPTRPSRVWATLTGGQVKYGDDQALGGADGLPYGFTAGYDTRTRLGGMGVAFNFNTYKPDFAQNGGSYTQNEVSASFYGGVILGQLGLSFAGTVGYIGYNTSRDVKLGPVTRTVDGETEGSNISAGMQAFYQLQSGKLTHGPVAGLTAQRVQVRAFNESNANGASTALSFGSQVRQSVLGHLAYQMTYDAGGFIPYGRLGVEHDFIDSSDRDIQVGLPSVYTGSYALPAAKIDQTAASVQLGSRFLLNPALGAWVEFDGNFGRKDISDYTLSAGLRYAF; this comes from the coding sequence ATGTTCATCCGCCGTCCGCTCGGACTCGCCGTTGCAGCGCTTTTGTCGTTCCCGGCCGCCGCGTCCGATTTCAACGCAACCGTTTTCTTTGGCGACAGCCTCACCGACTCGGGGTTTTTCGGATCCAAGTGGACGACCAATCCGGGCAATGTCTGGGCTGAGAACCTCGCGGGGCAGCTCGGCACATCGGCGGTGACCGCCAAGCCGGGCACGACCGGAACCGACTACGCGCAGGGCGGCGCGCGCGTCACCACGCCCGCCGGCCAAGAGTCGATGGTGCAGCAGCTGGATCGTTACCTCGGCGATCATGGTGGCAAGGCGGACAGCCGCACCCTGTACACAGTATGGGGCGGCAACAACGATATCTTCTACGCTGTGACCACCTTCGGCACAGACGCCAATTCCATTACCAACTACGTACTGAGCACCACGACCGAGCAAACGGCAATGATCAAGAAATTGCTGAATGCCGGCGCGAAGTATGTTCTGGTTCCGAACCTGCCGGATATTGGGGCAACGCCGCTTGGTGCATCGGTTGGTCCAACCAATGCTGCGTTGCTGACCTCGCTTTCGGACAACTACAACAAGGTCCTGTTCGGTCGGATCGCTGCCGCGGGGCTGAATGTCATTCCGCTGGACACCTTCAACCTTCTGCGCGAGGTCCGTGCTCATGGCGCAAGCTTCGGCTTGACCAATACGACCGACCGCGCTTGCGGCGCAGTGAGTTCCAGTAGCTGCTTCCCGGCCAACTACGTCACGCCAAACGCCGACAAGACTTACGCGTTCGCCGACGACGTGCATCCGACCACCGCCGCGCACGTCATCCTGGCCGACTACGCCTACTCCATGCTGATGGCGCCGCAACAAATCGGCATGCTGGCAGAAACGCCGGTGCGCACCCGCAGCACCCTGACCAACCTCCTGCTGGATCAGGGCATGGAATCGCCGACCCGGCCCAGCCGCGTCTGGGCGACGCTGACTGGCGGCCAGGTCAAATACGGTGACGACCAGGCCCTGGGCGGTGCCGATGGCCTGCCCTACGGGTTCACGGCCGGTTACGACACCCGCACGCGTCTGGGCGGCATGGGCGTCGCCTTCAACTTCAATACCTACAAGCCGGACTTCGCGCAGAACGGCGGCTCCTACACCCAGAACGAAGTCTCCGCGAGCTTCTACGGCGGCGTGATCCTGGGTCAGCTCGGCTTGTCCTTTGCCGGTACGGTTGGCTACATCGGGTACAACACGTCGCGCGACGTCAAACTCGGCCCGGTCACCCGCACTGTCGATGGCGAAACCGAGGGTTCGAACATTTCGGCGGGCATGCAGGCCTTCTACCAACTGCAGTCGGGCAAGCTGACGCATGGTCCGGTCGCGGGCTTGACCGCACAGCGGGTGCAGGTGCGCGCATTCAACGAATCGAACGCAAACGGTGCCTCGACCGCGCTGAGCTTCGGTTCGCAGGTACGCCAATCGGTGCTCGGCCACCTCGCCTACCAGATGACCTACGATGCGGGCGGCTTCATCCCCTACGGCCGGCTCGGCGTCGAGCACGACTTCATCGACAGCAGTGATCGCGACATCCAGGTCGGCCTGCCGTCGGTCTACACCGGCAGCTATGCCTTGCCGGCAGCCAAGATCGACCAGACCGCCGCAAGCGTGCAACTGGGTAGCCGCTTCCTCCTCAATCCGGCACTCGGCGCCTGGGTCGAGTTCGACGGCAATTTCGGCCGCAAGGACATCTCCGACTACACCCTCAGCGCTGGCCTGCGCTACGCGTTCTGA
- the trhA gene encoding PAQR family membrane homeostasis protein TrhA: protein MKVKKRLQTHAEELANSISHGLGLLAALVAAPILIVSTLRTGTSANVVGAVVFAISMVLMYLNSSLYHLMPQGQVKQVFRKLDHAAIFLLIAGTYTPFTLGVLSGTLGWTLFGLVWGIAGLGLLLMQFERLSNPWVSNGLYLAMGWLIVAATVPMVTRMATSGLLLLLAGGLAYSGGVVFYALDARLRFGHFVWHLFVIAGTACHFFAVLYHAG from the coding sequence ATGAAAGTCAAAAAACGCCTCCAGACGCACGCCGAGGAGTTGGCAAACTCGATCAGCCATGGCCTCGGCCTGCTTGCCGCATTGGTTGCGGCGCCGATCCTGATTGTCAGCACGCTACGCACCGGCACCAGCGCCAATGTCGTCGGGGCCGTCGTATTCGCGATCAGCATGGTGCTGATGTACCTGAACTCTTCGCTTTACCACTTGATGCCGCAAGGCCAAGTGAAGCAGGTGTTCCGCAAGCTCGACCACGCAGCAATCTTCCTGCTGATCGCCGGCACCTACACCCCCTTCACCCTCGGGGTGCTGAGCGGTACGCTGGGCTGGACGCTGTTTGGTCTGGTCTGGGGCATTGCCGGACTCGGCTTGCTGCTGATGCAGTTCGAGCGGCTCTCGAATCCGTGGGTATCGAACGGACTCTATCTGGCGATGGGCTGGCTGATCGTCGCGGCAACGGTACCGATGGTGACGCGGATGGCGACGTCCGGTCTGTTGCTACTGCTCGCCGGCGGGCTCGCTTACAGCGGCGGCGTGGTGTTCTACGCGCTGGACGCACGGCTCCGCTTCGGGCACTTCGTCTGGCACTTGTTCGTGATCGCCGGAACGGCCTGCCACTTCTTCGCCGTGCTCTATCACGCCGGCTAA
- a CDS encoding HD-GYP domain-containing protein: MRSVRLSRSALRVNEPLPWDVFDANGTLLLRRGFRVQMPDQLDHLVARGAYVQDYVDAPSPTGIGPARPQAPRPPIADPVGGWQRTESRLANLLHAFERTPDVAERLTDLAPMVTQLCDRDPDLALFQMIRWRGTNYGVAHAIHAATVCELITRRLGWPASQRMTLLRAALSMNVGMRQLQSSLVSQTAPLSDPQRELISQHPVRGLHMLERVGVDDDDWLRAVALHHESPDRMPVRVRHGSAAQLAEVIRLADIFGAKVSPRASRPALSPDQALRETFMSHGGTDNPLVAALVREMGIYPPGTGVRLASGELGLVIRRGERANQPVVYAVINRNGQFYMEPVVRDTARAQFAVTGTVPAERFSQLMLDPARVFGYEPRRRSRPFDTLEFEF; the protein is encoded by the coding sequence ATGCGATCAGTCCGCCTCTCGCGCAGTGCGCTGCGCGTGAATGAGCCGCTCCCGTGGGACGTCTTCGACGCCAACGGGACGCTGCTGCTGCGCCGCGGCTTCCGGGTGCAGATGCCGGACCAGCTCGATCACTTGGTCGCGCGCGGCGCCTATGTGCAGGACTATGTTGATGCCCCGTCACCGACCGGCATCGGGCCGGCGCGGCCACAGGCTCCGCGCCCGCCGATTGCCGACCCGGTGGGTGGCTGGCAGCGCACCGAGAGCCGGCTCGCCAACTTGCTGCATGCCTTCGAGCGTACGCCGGATGTCGCCGAACGGCTGACCGACCTTGCGCCTATGGTCACCCAGCTTTGCGACCGGGATCCGGATCTTGCCTTGTTCCAGATGATCCGCTGGCGGGGCACCAATTACGGTGTGGCGCACGCGATTCACGCCGCCACCGTCTGCGAACTGATCACCCGCCGGCTCGGCTGGCCGGCCAGCCAACGCATGACGCTGCTGCGTGCCGCGCTGAGCATGAACGTCGGCATGCGCCAGCTGCAAAGCAGCCTGGTGTCGCAGACTGCGCCGCTCAGCGATCCTCAGCGCGAGCTGATCAGCCAGCACCCGGTGCGTGGCCTGCACATGCTCGAACGCGTTGGCGTGGACGACGATGACTGGTTGCGGGCGGTCGCACTGCACCACGAAAGCCCGGACCGCATGCCGGTACGCGTGCGCCACGGGTCGGCGGCGCAGCTGGCCGAAGTAATCCGGCTCGCCGACATCTTCGGCGCCAAGGTCAGCCCGCGCGCGAGTCGCCCGGCCCTGTCGCCGGATCAGGCCCTGCGCGAGACCTTCATGAGCCACGGGGGTACCGACAATCCGCTGGTCGCGGCGCTGGTGCGGGAAATGGGCATCTATCCGCCCGGCACCGGCGTGCGGCTGGCGAGCGGCGAACTGGGGCTGGTGATCCGACGCGGCGAGCGCGCGAACCAGCCTGTCGTGTATGCGGTGATCAACCGCAACGGGCAGTTCTACATGGAGCCGGTCGTGCGAGACACGGCGCGGGCCCAGTTTGCCGTCACCGGCACTGTGCCTGCGGAGCGCTTCAGCCAGCTGATGCTCGATCCGGCGCGGGTATTCGGCTACGAACCGCGTCGCCGCAGCCGACCCTTCGATACGCTCGAATTCGAATTCTGA
- a CDS encoding lipocalin family protein, whose amino-acid sequence MSLALILAPTARAAEPPPVVSQVDLTRYAGLWYEIASFPNFFQRGCVATTAEYGLREGGVSVKNRCRKDTLDGEWKQSEGRARVVAPGKLKVSFFWPFEGDYWVLALDPDYRWALVGGPGRDYLWVLSRTPQMADATYAEITARAAALGYDLSQLRRTPQPGGPS is encoded by the coding sequence TTGAGTCTTGCCCTGATCCTCGCGCCCACCGCGCGTGCCGCCGAACCGCCCCCGGTGGTGAGCCAGGTCGATCTGACGCGTTACGCTGGCCTGTGGTACGAGATTGCGTCCTTCCCCAACTTCTTCCAGCGCGGTTGCGTGGCGACCACCGCCGAATACGGCCTGCGCGAGGGCGGCGTCTCGGTGAAGAACCGTTGCCGCAAGGACACCCTCGACGGCGAGTGGAAACAAAGCGAGGGGCGTGCCCGCGTCGTCGCACCGGGCAAGCTGAAGGTGTCTTTCTTCTGGCCTTTCGAGGGTGACTACTGGGTGCTCGCACTCGATCCGGACTACCGCTGGGCGCTGGTCGGCGGACCGGGCCGCGACTACCTGTGGGTGCTCTCACGCACGCCGCAGATGGCGGATGCGACCTATGCCGAGATCACCGCGCGGGCGGCGGCTCTGGGCTACGACCTGAGCCAGCTGCGCCGCACCCCGCAACCGGGCGGGCCGTCATGA
- a CDS encoding DnaJ domain-containing protein, whose protein sequence is MKKTLYDVLGLPQDADEAALRAAGERLLAEFAPERATPDTAEDFATRRVAVKEAIYTLCDANRRASYDGSLRPSITPDEALAAFAPEAGEVSGGFRFAQVGRLAWVLLALIVVLPAGWWFRLGSVVGHPEDVAARQRAEVERIEREQSEGPPRSPEEEARYQQEREAREQEWRARREREAAERAERTRQQELDRARSEADRVSSDLEYSMQRAEQEERARSEQLRREAERTAAEDRRERARLAEESKRRLERDKAYLERLERENARRMNLE, encoded by the coding sequence ATGAAGAAGACGCTTTACGACGTGCTGGGATTGCCGCAGGACGCCGATGAAGCGGCCCTGCGCGCGGCTGGAGAACGGCTCTTGGCCGAGTTCGCACCGGAGCGGGCGACGCCGGATACCGCAGAGGACTTCGCGACGCGCCGCGTGGCTGTGAAGGAAGCGATCTACACATTGTGCGACGCCAACCGACGCGCCTCCTATGATGGCTCGCTGCGCCCCAGCATCACGCCCGACGAAGCCTTGGCGGCGTTTGCGCCTGAGGCGGGCGAGGTGTCGGGCGGATTCCGTTTCGCGCAGGTCGGCCGCCTTGCGTGGGTGTTGCTTGCGCTGATCGTGGTCCTGCCCGCCGGCTGGTGGTTCCGCCTCGGCTCAGTCGTGGGCCACCCCGAGGATGTCGCCGCACGCCAGCGGGCGGAAGTCGAGCGGATCGAGCGGGAGCAGAGCGAAGGGCCGCCGCGTTCTCCGGAAGAGGAGGCGCGCTACCAGCAGGAGCGCGAAGCGCGCGAGCAGGAGTGGCGCGCGCGCCGCGAACGTGAAGCGGCCGAGCGCGCCGAGCGCACGCGCCAGCAGGAACTCGACCGCGCGCGCAGCGAGGCGGACCGTGTGTCGAGCGATCTTGAATACAGCATGCAGCGCGCCGAGCAGGAAGAACGCGCGCGCAGCGAGCAATTGCGTCGCGAGGCCGAGCGGACCGCCGCCGAAGATCGACGCGAGCGGGCGCGGCTGGCCGAGGAGTCAAAACGCCGCCTGGAGCGCGACAAGGCATACCTCGAACGCCTGGAACGGGAGAACGCGCGGCGGATGAATCTCGAATGA
- a CDS encoding DnaJ domain-containing protein, with protein sequence MPRTLYQILGCHPHATADELCAAWQRLSVPLEREAATSGTSASRLAEINAAWGVLGNPEARAAYDATLPPEAFDVLPEPEMLPEPAGRPLFDWRAGRLIITIAALTLIAFGWSSCRAWMWNRNEAASAEAWQAELRAREAAARTEGQTQGGDGAPGESWEARAQRDADQRAFEEARRRSDENMADRERNRENEAAEAQAARERAEAEREQAREDAAEEAQRQRERTERERAEVERLQEENNRVMRLR encoded by the coding sequence ATGCCTCGCACGCTTTATCAGATTCTGGGCTGCCATCCGCACGCGACTGCCGACGAGCTGTGCGCTGCTTGGCAGCGGCTTTCGGTGCCGCTCGAACGCGAGGCTGCGACAAGCGGCACATCCGCCAGCCGCCTGGCCGAGATCAACGCCGCCTGGGGCGTTCTCGGCAACCCGGAAGCACGCGCCGCTTACGACGCGACCTTGCCGCCAGAAGCTTTCGATGTGCTGCCGGAGCCGGAGATGCTGCCGGAACCGGCCGGTCGGCCACTCTTCGACTGGCGCGCGGGGCGCCTGATCATCACCATCGCGGCTTTGACGCTGATCGCGTTTGGATGGTCCAGCTGCCGTGCCTGGATGTGGAACCGCAACGAAGCGGCCAGTGCCGAAGCCTGGCAAGCCGAGCTGCGCGCACGCGAAGCGGCGGCGCGCACCGAGGGGCAAACGCAGGGGGGCGATGGCGCGCCTGGCGAATCGTGGGAGGCGCGCGCGCAGCGTGACGCCGACCAGCGCGCCTTCGAGGAAGCGCGGCGGCGCTCGGACGAAAACATGGCCGATCGCGAACGCAACCGCGAAAACGAGGCCGCCGAGGCGCAGGCGGCGCGCGAGCGTGCGGAGGCCGAGCGCGAGCAAGCGCGCGAGGACGCGGCGGAGGAAGCCCAGCGACAACGGGAACGCACTGAACGCGAACGCGCCGAAGTCGAACGTCTGCAGGAAGAGAACAATCGCGTGATGCGCTTGCGCTGA